CCGGAAAATTTCCGCCAAGCCATTAATGAGAAAACAAAAGCAATCTTTATTGAATCTATTGGAAATCCGGGCTTGAACATTCTTGATATTGAGGCAATAGCTGAGATTGCTCATGAGAACGGCATCCCTCTTATTGTAGACAATACTTTCGGTACTCCATACCTGATCCGACCGTTTGATTACGGTGCAGATATTATCGTTCATTCTGCAACCAAATATATTGGCGGACACGGTAACTCCATTGGAGGGCTAATTGTAGATAGTGGCAAGTTTGATTGGACGAATGGTAAGTTTCCCGGTTTCACAGAGCCTGACAAAAGCTATGGTGGCTTAATATACGTCGAGAAATTCGCGGAATTAGCATTTATTACTAAGGTGCGTGTCCAATATCTGAGAGATATCGGCGCTGCGATTAGTCCGTTTAACAGCTTTCTTCTACTACAGGGTCTAGAGACTCTATCTCTGAGACTGGAGAAGCACCTAGCCAATACGGCTCGTGTTGTGGAATATCTCGCTAATCATCCCGATGTAGCGTGGGTGAACTATCCGACTATTGAGGGCAACCCTTATAAAGCCTTATCGGAGAAATATTTTCCGAAGGGCCCAGGCTCAATATTCTCATTTGGCTTGAAGGGGGAGCTGGAGACGGCAAACCGTTTCATTGATAGCTTGGAGCTGTTCTCTCATCTGGCGAATGTGGCAGATGCCAAGTCGCTTGTCATTCATCCTGGAAGCACGACGCATGCGCAGCTATCGCCGGAGGAGCAGATTGAAGCTGGAGTTAAACCAGATCTCATTCGATTATCGATTGGTATCGAGGATGCTCAGGATTTAATCGACGATCTGGAGCAAGCCATTCGAAAAGCTGTGGTCACTGCAAGTGCTAGCCCAGCATGAATCGTATCGTTGGAAGGAGGCGGAGCGGGGCAAGAGTAACCGTACTTAGAGAGCGGGGAACCGCAAATTACCATTCATAGGAGGAAAAAAGAAAGCCATGAAAAACAATTTAGCCAAAAGAAAATGGGTTCTTTCCATGGTCGCTTTAACAATGGCCATTGCCGTAATGAGCGGCTGCGGAAGCAAGAACAACAATGCTAGTCCTAGCCCGTCTGCTTCTGAAAGCAACAAGGCAGCGGCGCCAACTCAAGCATCAACAGGGGAGAAGAAGATTAAGAAAGTAACGTTTGCTTACGCTGGCGGTACTTGTGAAGCTCCTATCTACACTGCGATTGAGAAAGGCTTCTTTAAAGAAGAAGGGCTTGATGTCGAGCTTGTTCAAATGGACTTCGAAACACTGAAATCGGGTATTTCATCCGGTAAAGTTGACGGTTCAGTTGGAAACTTCGCATGGTTCAAGCCGATTGAGCAAGGGCTTGATGTTAAAGTAACCGGAGGTCTCCATGCTGGATGTATCCAACTGGTTGCTCTGAAATCAAGCGGTATTACTTCTGTAAAAGACTTGAAAGGCAAAAAAATCGGCGTAGACGTCATCGGCGGCGGCCCGCAAATCACGTTATCGATTACGTTGAAGCAGAACGGGATCGAATCTACGGATATAGATTGGAGAGCTTATCCTTCTCAGCAGCTAACAACGGCAGCTGAAAAAGGTGAGATCGATGCTTTCATCGTATGGGATCCAGCTGCACAACAAGCGTTGGATACTGGCAATTATATTCGCCTTCTGAGCAATGGTCATGATGAGCCGTTCAAATCCGGCTATTGCTGCTACTCCGTAATCAGCGGTCAAGTTACTAAGAAAGATCCAGAGAAAGCAGCTGCCATTACTCGTGCATTATTGAGAGCTGCAGAATGGGTTGGAAACAATGCAGAAGAAACTGGTAAAATCGAAACAGACAAGAAATATGTTTCAGCCGATGCCGAGACCAATTCGAAGCTCCTAGCTTCTTACCACTGGAAGCCTGGTGTTATAGCGGCGAAGCAAAGCGCAGAATTCTTCATTAAAGAGCAGAAGACTCAAGGAATTCTAGATTCATCAACGGATGAGAAGGAACTTCTAGATCGTCTCTTCTTCGAAGCCATTCCGGATTTCAATGGTCATTAATAGTTAGTAGGAAAGACAGACTGAAGTGTCAGGGCCCAAGCGGCGTTGACGCTTCAGTCGTTTCCATTAAAAAGAATTAAAGGAGGATCGTTCATGTCTGCCATTATTGAACCGATTATTTACGAAAATGCCTCTCAAGAGGCTAAAGTCGAATATGAGCGTCAATACCGAATTACGGGTACGGTGACGAATACCTCTAAAACATTATTACACCACGTCCCCTCCTACCGGGTTTACGAAGAATGGTACACACTGCGCGGTGGATTGCTGAAATTTATAAGCAACCGTGCATTAGTCGTATTTGCCCACGCCATTTCCCAAGAGGGGAAAAGCGTGCTCAACACCTCGTCCTTTCGGAAATCATTAACGGATCGAGGAGAAGATCCAGATGAGCTATTTTTAGATGACGAAGAACAGGCTCTTGAATTATATGGTAGACAGCTAGTAAAAGACCCGAATAGCGTTTCTGACACACTATTTGCTCATCTCAGTCAATATTATAGTCAGACGCAAATTGTGGCACTAACCGCTTTCGCTGGCCAGACGATAGCTGTAAATGTGTTCAATAGTGCGTTGCGTATTGAATTAGATGATTATTTGCTTCACTTTTCGACGTAGCAGCCATGACGATAAAATCCTATATCTGGTTTGATCTTGGTTATACTCTGGTCTACAAGCCCCGTGAGACGGTATATCAGGCATTCCTTCGTGAGAACGGAATTGAGCGATCTCTTGAGGAAATCGAGCTTGCCTATCACCTGACGGACAAACAGTTTATGAGGGAGTACCCACGCATTCTGGGCAGCAACGATGAATATTATTTCCCGTGGTATTTGGGGGTGTTGAATTATAGAATGAAAGTAAGCTTCAGGCTGCAAGAGCAATACAAGCGGCTGGAGAACATTGAGCAAAATCAACGTTACAGGTGGCAGCTGTATCCGTTTGTTATAGATGTGCTTGAACGGCTGAAGAAGAGAGGACTTCGTATCGGGTTAATTAGCAACTGGGATCAAAGCGCTAGAGTGTTGCTGGAGGAACACGGCTTAACCTCTTATTTTGACCAGCTGGTAATCTCCTCGGAGGTAGGCTTCGAGAAGCCGTCAGCACTCATTTTTCAGCATGCCTTTAAGCTAGCAGGCGTAACCGCTCAACAATGTATTTACGTAGGTGATAACTATTACGATGATGTAGTAGGCTGCTCTCAAATAGGACTGGATACCGTTCTAATTAATCGATTCGGTAAGAGTGGATTAGAAGAAATTGATCATACGCCGATCTTGGATTCTATCGCCTCATTGCCGGAATGGCTCAATAAAAACAACTTAACGGGGGCACACCACTATGGCAATTAAGCTGAGTATTCTCGATCAAACATTGATAAACAAGGATGAGAGTCCAACAGAAGCATTTCAACACACGATCGAGCTAGCGCAAAAGGCGGATCAATGGGGCTACCATCGCTTCTGGGTTTCCGAGCATCATGACTCCGATCTGGTGGCAGGCTCGTCTCCGGAGGTGCTTATCTCTCATTTGCTTGCGAAAACGGAGCGTATACGCGTCGGCTCAGGCGGAGTCATGCTTCAGCATTATAGCCCTTATAAGGTTGCGGAGAACTTTAACGTATTGGCTTCCCTTAGCCCTTCTAGAGTAGACCTCGGCATCGGTCGTGCTCCAGGCGGATTGCCTCATTCTATTAGAGCCTTGCAGGCAGGAAAGACAGATAACGCAACACTGTCTGAGAAAATTGTTGAGCTTATTAGCTACACGCATAACCAATTGCCGCCGGAGCATCCATTGACGGGGCTGAAGGCGAGTCCTCTTCCCGCTAGTCCAGCGGATGTATATTTTCTAGGAGCAAGCCGTTCAAGCGCTGAGATAGCCGCTAGCTTGGGGCTACCCTATGTATTCGCGCAATTCATCAACAATGACGAATCAGAGGCTCTTCTTGCTTTCGAAACGTATCGTAGCGGGTTTCAGCCTGTCTATGGGGAGCGGCCTCAAGCTTTATTAACGGTTCCGGTCATTGTGGCAGATACGGATGAAGAAGCGCAGCAGCTAGCAAATGAATACCAAATTGTAAGAATACATCTGAAAAGTGGACGCGTTATTACGGTTGGAAGCGTCGAGCATGCTGAAGAGTATGGCAGGCAGGCGGATGAGGAATTTACGATTGATGCGCAGCAGGCTTATGTGGTTCACGGCTCTAAATCAAAGGTGCGTGAACAGCTCCTCGAAGCTCAGAGAAAATATGGGGTTGATGAATTTATTATTATCTCCACCGTACGCAATGCGGCTAAGAGACTCCGGTCTTATGAGCTCCTAATGGAAGCCTTCGTAGAGGCAAAAGTTGAGTCGTAAGATGTAAGATAGGTCATTAACGAAAGTAAAAAGAGCTATCTCTACAACCACGAATATGGCTGAGGGAGATAGCTCTTTTGCTCTTATAATATATCTAGTTCGGAGTATTTGTTTCATAAACTTTAGCGAATCGATTCGTAGGAACCGGTATTCCGAGGTGATCCCTTAACGTAGTTCCTTCGTAATCTTCACGGAAAATACCTTTCGCTTGTAGCAACGGAACAACTAAATCGACGAAATTCTCCAAGCCATCCGGCAAGGACGGGGCCATAAGCATGAAGCCATCAGCGCCTCCCTCATTGAACCATTTTTCTAAAGTATCCGCAATCTTAGCTGGTGTACCTACGAAATGATCGCTGCTGAAGGAGCCCGTTAGTAAGGAATAGACTTCTCTTAGATTCGGATTTTCCCGTGCGATTACTAGCTGGTGCTTCTTATAGTCCGATTTGGTTTCTTCCAGCGTATCTAAGCCGAGGTCTTTAGCCCTTGTATCCAGAGTGGCACCTGAGAAGTCGACACTCTTGAAGTAGTCAGCAAGGAATGCAATACCTGTCTCCTCAGTAATGAGTGATTCCAGGTGCTTAAGCTTCGCCTGAGCTTCTTCCTCAGTACGTCCGATAACGGGGGAAATTCCCTGTATGACATGGACTTCGTCAGGATTTCTTCCTATTGACCTAATCTTGTCTTTATAAGTTTTATAGAAGCTCTGAGCGTCCTCCAAGGTGTATTTAATAGAGAAAATAACCTCTCCGACCTTTGCTGAGAAGTTCTGTCCAGATTCTGAATTGCCAGCTTGAACGAGGACAGGGTGCCCTTGTGGAGAACGAGCGATATTAAGCGGCCCCTCGACGGAGAAAAATTGACCTTGATGATTGACGCGATGAACTTTATCCTTGTCAAAAAATTGTCCGGTTTCCTTGTTCCGTGTGAAGGCATCATCCTCCCAAGAATCCCAGAGACCCTGAACGACGTTGAGAAATTCCTCAGCGCGTTGATAGCGGAAGGTATGGTCAAGATGCTCTTGAGCGTTAAAATTGCGAGCCGTATTACCGGACAGGTCTCTCGTTGTCACGATGTTCCAGCCCACTCTGCCTTTGCTGATATGATCGGCAGACATGAATAGGCGCGCCATGTTAAAGGGTTCAATGTAAGAGGTGGAGGCTGTTGCGACAAGGCCAATCTTAGAGGAGGCACCAGCCAATGCCGAGATGAGAGTAATAGGTTCAAATCGGTTTAGGATGTTAGGGTGGGACTGCTCGTTAATAGCTAAGCTGTCCGCAAGAAAAGCAATATCGAACTTTCCCCGTTCAGCGGTTTGGACTAGCTTCTTGTAGAAATCAATATCGTTGCTCGCGTCTGGCTGCGCCTGTGGAAGCCGCCATGATGCCACGTGCATTCCTGTCCCTACCAAGTAGGCGGACAGCTTAATCTGTCTTTTCCTTGTCATGCCCAAGCTCCCTTTTATTTCATAGTAAATTAATAAGAATAGTATGATTAAAATTTACCATTTAAGTGGGCATAGGTCAAGATTCAAAACGTATTTTTGCAGCATTTTATCTTGACGTTAGTCATTGACCATGCAATAATGTACACGCGTACATTAAATGAAAATAGACAGGATGTTTAACTCTTTGACGAACCGTAAGGAAGTAGCAAAGCTTGCCGGAGTATCGGAAGCAACCGTGTCCCGTGTGTTGAATGGGGTAGGTCCCATGAAGGAATCGACCCGTAATCGGGTATTGGAAGTAGCCGCTCAGCTGAATTACAAGCTAAACGCTATTGCTTCGAATTTCGCCAGGGGGAAGAGTGGCAATCTGGGGGTTGTACTGCCTCATGTGCCTAAGGTTCATTTATTTTCCACCTATTACTTCTCGGAATTATTAAGCGGCATTGGTGAGGCTGTTCGTTCCAAGGGCTTCGGCTTGTTGCTGCTGTTCCGAGATCCGGCATCCGTCTACGACTATGTATCTTTATACCGAACACAGCGAGTCGATGCTTGTATCGTGCTTGGAGCTAGCGCTTTTCATACAGAGCAGGAGGGGATTAGTCGACTTGCGGAGGAGAGATTGCCGTTCTGCGTCATAGACCAGCAATTTAATAACCCTCTGGTTAGTATCGTTGCGGCTGATCATGAGCAAGGAAGCTACGAAGCTGTAAAACATCTGATAGACAAGGGCTGTCGCAGAATTGGATTTCTGAACGGCTCTCCGCAGTATTCCAACAGCTCGGATCGTATGCTCGGCTATCGTAAAGCATTACAGGATGCAAGTATTGACTATGATAAAACAATTATTTATGAGGGGAACTACAGCCGTACTAGTGGTAATCAGGCTGCGGATCGTGTGTATGCGGATTTGGATAAATTAGACGCGGTTTTCGTGAGCAATGATCGCATGGCGATAGGACTCATACAAGGGCTTAGGGCAAAAGGGTGCCAATTACCGAGAGATCTTAGGATCGTTGCCTATGATGATTCTGATGCAGCTAGTCTAACGGAGCCTCCGCTTACGACGGTTAAGGTGCCATTCTATGAAATGGGGCAGCTGGCAGCGGAGAAGCTGTTAAATCAGTTAGTAGGTAAGGATGATACGAGCTTCATCATTCAAGAGAAATTGCAAACGGAGCTTAAGGTGAGGCAATCTAGCGGCAGTTAAGTGAGAAGGGGACTGAATTTATGAAGAAAGCATTGATCGTATGGGGAGGCTGGGACGGACATCAGCCTCAGCAGGTGGCAGACATTTTTCGTGGACAATTGGAGCAAGAAGGCTTCGAGGTAGAAGTGTCCGATACACTTGAGGCATTCGCTGATGGGGAGAAGCTGAAGGGGCTTGACCTCATTGTGCCAGTGTGGACGATGGGGCGAATCGAGCAGGAGTGGGTTAATAATGTTTCCGCTGCAGTTCAGAGTGGGGTTGGGCTTGCTGGCTGTCATGGCGGCATGTGCGATTCCTTTCGTGAAAATACGGATTGGCAATTCATGACGGGCGGCCAATGGATCGCTCACCCGGGGAACGATAAAACAGAATATACCGTCAACATTAAATCCAGCTCAAGTGTTCTTGTAGCAGGCATTGAAGATTTTACAGTTTCTACTGAGCAATATTACCTGCATTTGGACCCAGCTAATGAAGTTCTCGCAACAACCCGTTTCCCAGTCGCTCAAGGACCGCATAGTACGAATAAAACGGTCGATATGCCTGTCGTCTGGACGAAGCGTTGGGGGCTAGGACGTGTTTATTATAATTCGCTTGGACATCAAGCGGATATTATGGAAATTCCGGTCGTTAAGGAATTGATGCGACGGGGATTCATTTGGGCTGCAGAAAGGGATGGGATACAATCATGAGTAAAGTTAAGGTTGGTATTATTGGGACAGGTAATATAAGTAGCATTTATATGCAAAATGGCTCCAAGTTCGAATCTATGGAAATCGTAGCTTGTGCAGATTTAGACGTAGATCGGGCGAAGGCTAAAGCAGCCGAGTATGGCCTTCGCGGCTGCTCCGTAGAGGAGCTTCTTGCAGATCCTGAGATCCAAATGGTCATTAACCTAACGATTCCTTTGGCACATGCTTCTGTCTGTTTGCAAGCGCTGGAGGCGGGCAAGCACGTATACGTGGAAAAACCGTTTACCGTAACCCGTGAGGAAGGCTTGCAGGTACTTGAGCTAGCACAAAGGAAAGGCTTGCTAGTTGGAAGTGCACCTGATACCTTCTTAGGAGGAGGCATTCAAACTTCCATTAAGCTGATCGAGGATAATTGGATCGGTACCCCAATTGGAGCGACTGCATTTATGGTATGCGGAGGTCACGAAAGCTGGCATCCTGCACCCGAGTTCTATTATCATAAGGGTGGAGGACCTATGTTCGACATGGGACCTTACTATTTGACCGCTCTTGTTGCCTTGTTAGGGCCGATGACCCGGGTAACGGGCTCAGCGCGTATTTCCTTTCCGGAACGGACAATAACAAGCCAGCCTAAATTTGGACAAAAGGTTAAAGTAGAGACGCCAACGCATATTGCTGGTGTTATCGATTTCGCATCAGGTCCAATCGGTACGATTTTGACTAGCTTTGACGTTAAGGGTAATTCTCTGCTGCCTCGTATTGAGGTATACGGAAGCGAAGGCACTCTTATCGTTCCTGACCCTAACGGCTTTGGAGGTCCTATTAGCCTCTGGCGCGCAGGGGCCAAAGAATGGTCTGACATTCCTCTTACTCATGGTTATAATGAAAATGCTCGTGGAGTCGGAGCAGCCGATATGGCCAAAGCGATTCAGACAGGCCGGAAGCACCGTGCGAATGGGCAGCTGGCTTACCACGTGCTTGAAGCCATGCACGGCTTTCACGATGCTTCCGATCAAGGTAAACATTACGTGATGAAGAGTACTTGTGAGAAACCTGCACCACTACCGCTAGGTTTAGCAAATTATACGCTGGATTAATGCGATAAGTTTATCTGGGAGAATGGAGCAAGACAGCAAAGTATGAACAAAAAATGGGTTTATTATCTAGGCCTAATCTTAGTCTCGATTATATGGGGGGCCAACTTCGGAGTTTCTCGTTCTGCGATGGAAACATTCGATCCTATCTTATTTTCTTTTTTACGCTTTGGATTGGCAGTACCGTTCTTTTTCTTGATTCTGAGAATAAAAGAAGGCAGCGTGGGCATGCCCTGGAGAGTCGTTCTTCAGCTCGCTTTAATTGGTCTCGTTGGCATAACGGGGCTGGAGATCGCGGTTATGTACGCCATCAAATATACAACCCTTGCGAATGCCTCCTTGTTAAACGTAGCACCTTGGCCGATTTTTGCAGCTTTATTCGCACCTTTATTCGTGAAGGAGAAGTTTACTCGCCGTCTGGCTGTCGGTGGGGTAGCCGCTATTATCGGGGTGACTTTCGTTATTCTTGGAGGGGAAGAAGGCTTGGATTTGTCCTCTGGGCATATGACAGGTAATCTATTAGCCTTCGGTGCAAGTCTAGTCGGAGCTTTGTATAATCTGTCATGTATGCCACTAATGAAAACGTATTCTTCGCTGCGGATTAGTACATGGTTTATTTTCTTTGGTAGCTTGTTTATGCTTCCCTTAACAGTAGGAAGCTGGTCCAAGGTGGACTGGAGTGGTCTGGGTACTGGGGATTATATGGCTATTGTTTATAATGTACTTGTATGCACCGTAATTGCTTTTGTTCTGTGGAATGCAAGCATGTTCAGAATCGGTGCGGCCCGTTCCAATTTCTTTCGTTACGTCGTACCGGCTACTGCAGTCGTTGCGGGACTAGTCTTCTTCGATGAAGGCATTACGATTTGGCAAATAGTAGGGACGGTCTGCATGGCAGCAGGCTTAGTCTGGATTAGCACGGAGAAAAAGCCGCCGCAAAGTGCGGTTAACAACTAGTGTAGTAACTACTAGTATAGTAACTATAGTCATGATTTGCGAAGGAGCTGACCCAAGTGTGATTATGGGCGGCTTCTTTGTTTTTTCAGCTACTAAGGAAGCCAAAAAACCTCATTCTCGGGCGAATAACGCACTGAGGGCTACTAAGGAAGCCGCAAAACCTCCTCCCCGCTCGAATAACGCACTGAGGGCTACTAAGAAAGCCACAAAAGCCCATCCCCGTGCAAATAACACACTGAGGGCTACTAAGGAAGCCGCAAAAGCCCATCCCCGTGCGAATAACGCACTGAGGGCTACTAAGGAAGCCGCAAAAGCCCGTCCCCGTGCGAATAACGCACTGAGGGCTACTAAGGAGGGAGTACTCAGGCACATTTGTTGAAATAACGCACTGAGGGCTACTAACACCGCACCCGCACCCCGCGCTCGCACTGGAACCCGAACCCGAACCCGAACCCGAACCCGAACCCGAACCCGAACCCGAACCCGAACCCGAACCCGAACCCGAACCCGAACCCGAACCCGAACCCGAACCCGAACCCGAACCCGAACTGGCACCCGCACATCACTTAACACTATTCAGGTATGCCCGTAATCGATGCAAGTACAAGCGGATAGATTGTGCAATCGCAAAAAAAGTATCTGAATGTTTTAAATACTAGTTTACAACTTGGAATAGTATGTATTATGATGATGGAGATTCTAAATTATACCAGTTTGGGGGAATGGCAAATGAAAAGCTTTAGAAGCTTTAAAGTGGCTGTTATATTATTTTCCGCAATTGCGTTGATTCTTAGTTCGGTTAACCCGGCTGTGAGCAATACGGTGGAAGCAGCTTCAAAGAAGAAAAAAATAACATTACTTAACGTCTCTTATGATCCTACACGGGAGCTGTACGAGGAATTCAACAAGCTGTTCGCGACTTACTGGCAGAAGAAGACCGGGCAGAAGGTCGAGATTAAGCAATCGCACGGTGGATCGGGTAAACAAGCCCGCTCAGTAATCGATGGACTTAAAGCAGATGTTGTTACGCTTGCTCTATCCCTGGATATTACTGAAATCCAGAATAAAGGCTTACTGGATGCTCGGTGGGAAGATAAGCTCCCTTACCATAGCTCCCCTTATACCTCAACGATTGTATTCGTAGTTCGTAAAGGCAATCCGAAGAAGATTAAGGATTGGGACGATGTTGTTAAATCCGGGGTACAGGTCATCACTCCGAATCCGAAGACAGGCGGAGCCCCGCGTTGGACTTATTTAGCGGCATGGGGATATGCGCTGAAGAATAACAAAAACAGTGAATCAGCGGCAAAAGATTTCGTGACCAAGCTTTATAAGAACGTTCCCGTTCTGGACACTGGAGCAAGAGGCTCAACAACAACGTTCGCACAACGCGGAATTGGCGATGTCTTGCTAACTTGGGAGAATGAAGCTCATTTAATTCAGAAGGAATTCGGCTACGACTATGAGATTGTTACTCCTTCGTTTAGCATATTGGCGGAGCCTTCGGTTGCAGTGGTAACTAAGAATGCCAATAAGAATGGTACAACTGAGGTAGCAAATGAATACCTCCGGTTCTTATACACGAAGGAAGGCCAAAGGCTTGTAGGGAAACACTACTACCGTCCTAATGATCCCGAAGTGCTTAAGGAATATGAGAAACAGTTCCCTAAGCTTGAACTGGTGACTATCCGTGATTTCGGTGGCTGGGCAGCCGCACAGAAAAAGCATTTTGCCGATAATGCGATATTCGACCAAATCTATAATCCTAAATGATTAAGCTTCATATGAATCAGGAGAGCGCTTCGGATTATTCCGGAGCGTTTTTCTGTATTCATTAGGCGATTGTCCCCGCCAATTCCGGAACTTTCTTGAGAAGTAGAGCGCATCGCTGAAGCCAACGGACGAGGCGACTTGATCGATCGTCATGGGAGTGGCAAGGAGTAGCTCTGCTCGATTCATACGAATTCTCATTAAATATTGCATAGGCGACAATCCGGTTGATTGTTTGAATAGCTTGCATAGATGAGTTCTGTGGTAGCCAAGCATTCCCGACAAATGCTCGATGGAGATTTGCTGAGTGTATTGGAGCGTTAGATACTGGATAGCTTGCTTCATAATAAGATCAACCGCAGTGTTGGATGGCGAATTGGCTGCTTCAAGCTTCTTGCGTGCTAGTCCAAACTGCTGGAATAATAGACGAATCCAACCACCAGCCTCTAAATTCGATAATTCAGGGAAGGTGGCAGA
This portion of the Cohnella abietis genome encodes:
- a CDS encoding AraC family transcriptional regulator, which gives rise to MPSDHDSYFLNMNPSPSNEDISVLFSGEGQTVRSHKMGPAIHDYYLIHTVLSGKGEFTIRNKSYPCGPGDTFIIFPGELFSYQAHALDPWHYVWVAFVGYGAAAAMSALDASPEQPIISGSLNPSIRNYYDRLHRSFDSATFPELSNLEAGGWIRLLFQQFGLARKKLEAANSPSNTAVDLIMKQAIQYLTLQYTQQISIEHLSGMLGYHRTHLCKLFKQSTGLSPMQYLMRIRMNRAELLLATPMTIDQVASSVGFSDALYFSRKFRNWRGQSPNEYRKTLRNNPKRSPDSYEA
- a CDS encoding sulfate ABC transporter substrate-binding protein, translated to MGEWQMKSFRSFKVAVILFSAIALILSSVNPAVSNTVEAASKKKKITLLNVSYDPTRELYEEFNKLFATYWQKKTGQKVEIKQSHGGSGKQARSVIDGLKADVVTLALSLDITEIQNKGLLDARWEDKLPYHSSPYTSTIVFVVRKGNPKKIKDWDDVVKSGVQVITPNPKTGGAPRWTYLAAWGYALKNNKNSESAAKDFVTKLYKNVPVLDTGARGSTTTFAQRGIGDVLLTWENEAHLIQKEFGYDYEIVTPSFSILAEPSVAVVTKNANKNGTTEVANEYLRFLYTKEGQRLVGKHYYRPNDPEVLKEYEKQFPKLELVTIRDFGGWAAAQKKHFADNAIFDQIYNPK